The following is a genomic window from Pseudochaenichthys georgianus chromosome 9, fPseGeo1.2, whole genome shotgun sequence.
TTCAAGCCCTAAAGTGCAGGTTGAGGCTACACTAAATGCATGTTCAGCGGCTCTGCTGACAGCCATGATAAACTGTTAACCCAAGTCAGTGTCTGGAGTGAAAACGCAGCCTCAGCAGGGGGAGAGCAAGACAAAGTGGGAGGGCTGCTGAGAGGCCAGCAAACAGGCAGAGGGAGGGAAAGAAGGAAATGGGAACAAGAAGAAAGTAGAGTCAGAGGTTTGAGTGGGAGACGTATGTGAGAAGGCAGGGTAACTTTAACGTGGTTGTGAGGAAATGAAGACAAAGGCGTCAGATTACACTTCGATATTAACTATCCCACACTGAAGAATGTTTTGCTGTGGGTTACTTACAGGACAATGAGTACACTGTATCCAGGGCTGGGAGCCACATTTAGGAAAACTAAATATGACTCATGTAGGATTGAGACAAGTTAAATTGAAAGCAATACTCAAGttaaaacacaataaaaaccATCTTGAGATGTAATTAAAACACCTATAATCTAAAGTGTTTCTctataattaaataataaagatCTGAGTAAGTAAACATTCTTAAATCATCAATAAGTTTCATTAAGCAAATGTACCTGATCGGCGTGTGGGTATTGTTTAAGTAGACTACGTTGTCACCCAAACCTTTTATTACATCCAAAAAATACTAACCCCTTACGCAACATCCCTCCCCCTAAAACCAGTGAgcagatcaatcaatcaatcaatgtttatttatatagcccaatatcacaaatgttacatttgtctcagtggtcttcacagtgtgtacagaatatcagtatgacaatacgacaccctctgtccttagaccctcacatcgtacaaggaaaaagttccaaagaaaaccccacagtttaaagggaacatgggagaaacctcagggagagcaacagaggagggatccctctcccaggacggacagacgtgcaatagatgccgtgtgtaaattgaaaagataatacatttgcaacataggtagtccaaatgtttggaaatgcatgtgtgtataataggaagatgaatccacgaggatatccatccaggacctatgatccaggaccacagccacaactcaagatccagcgctcgcgatccaggacacaggaccgcaggatcatccatgactccggatcccagcgtatatagacaccaaaaagaaagacatttggggaagctgggttaatcggaacatgagtacacaggtatagacagagagaaggaagaagtaagatgtccccgacaaactaagcctatatcagcaaaactaggggctgaatctaatcagccctaactataagctttatcaaaaaggaaggtcttaagcgcactcttaaaaacggatagggtgtctgccgcccgaacacaaactggaagctgattccacaaatgtggagcttgataagaaaaggctctggctcccattgtacattGTACAGATGACAgacaaaaacacaaaaatagAAATCACTCTGGTTTTTAGGACTTTAGATAACCAAGAAAGAGTTAAAGGGGCATCTTAACTATAACCacctaaacattaaaaagaaaacctACAACCTTTGTAATCTTTACCATTAATGGTCTTTAGAGTTTGATAAAGACATATTTCAATCATTTGTTTTATGCTGTTTCCTTTTTTAGAAAGCTTTCTACCAAATGTATGAGACAAAGGTGCTTCACAATTTATATCCTGTTTGCTTAGCTAAAGGCCTATTCTTCTTCAGCACATTACTTTAAATTATATAATACTGTACTGAATTGATACGTCTGGACATTATCTATATTTTCCTCATCAATCCTATGGAACACATTTTGATATATCTTGTTTTAGTTCCATGACCTCCATTGTTGTCCAGAACGATTAAAAGCAAATTGATGAGCCGTAGTGTAATGAACAAGTAGTACACTGtagttttttgtgtgaaatcatCATGCTCGCTTGTGCACCAATTCCACAGCTTAAAAAATTCCCCAATTAAGTTACTGTTCACTCCTCTTTGAGTAACTTGTATTAAAAGGTAGAGTATTTACTCaagcatttttttgtaaattattataattttgtattaagttttaaaaaaaaatgtaagtattgtttgtaacattttaaaagattGTCTTGTTAGCTTCTTCGGATTTGTTGAGATAAAAAAATAGAATATCACCAGCCGTATGGTTTGAGTGTAATTGAATGTATTCAAAGTGTAAGTTTATGAAAACGCATGGTATAGTACAAGTATGGGATTGTTTAAGTTACTTTACACTTCGCCTATGTGCTAAATAAAATGTCTGTTAAAAACAACGTAATCCATATCTGGCACAGGCCTTAATCCTTGTATAAAAAGTAGGACAAATGCTGTATCTGATATAACCAGTGCAATGTGCAACTGTTGCCTAGACGGCAGagatttgtttttttgttcagtgtaatgtCATATGAGAGAAGAAAGAATTCCCAGCAGAGAAGCAACAAGGCAATCAGTCCGGTTCTGACAATGTATCTGTGCATCATTTAACTTTCACTGAAAGTGAAAAGCAACAAAGTAAAAGCTTTGAGAGGAAAGTGTTTTTCTAGTGTGTGATCTTCATGAAAACAGAAGCTGGAAGGCAGTAGTTTAGAGAAGCTCAGGTTTAATCTAACCCAAATAAATCATCTCTAAAAGTAGCGAGGGTTTAACTCAAAGCATAACGTCActcaacacaaaaacacaggATAACCCCAAACCACCACGTGCGTGGTAGGAAAATCTGACTTGACGTCAGTGTCCATATGAGGAGTGACGGCCGGGCCATATATGGTCGTTCCGCCTTTGACGTCGTTCcttctgtggaaaacaaaggcGGGGTCTCGGAGACCACGCCCCTTTCCCAGTTGTTATCAATGAAACTCTCAACCTACAGTTGATTTGAACAGACCTGTCGGAGAATTCAACAAGTGCTCTCTAGATACATTTGTAGTAGATTTTAATATCATCACCAAAAGTAACTTAATCAATCTCTTCGAATTCCCACAGGAAGAAGCCTGCTTTATTGTTGTTGCTTAGAACaaatagtttatttatttttttaaatatttttaaacaCATTATTTGCAGTCATGATTTCAAGCAGTGAGCCTTTGGAGataagtagcaatgagctggtTCACATCCTGAGGACCCCCATGGAGCAGTACACCTCTGCTGGCTGTGTGGTGCTCGACTGCAGACCCTTCCTCAATTTTTCCTTTGCGCACATTTGCGAGTCCCGAAACGTCAACTGGAACTCAATGATGCGCCGTAGATCCAAGAGCTCGGTGGTGGCTCTGGAGTGGCTCATACCGGACAAGGCGCTCCTGGGCCGGCTGCGGCGCGGGGACTTCTCCCCGGTGGTGGTGGTGGATGAGAGCAGCCGCTCCGTGGCCGAGCTGAGGCCGGAGAGCGTGGCGCAGATGCTACTCACCGCCCTGCACAACGAGGTTAACACGCAGATCTGCTTCCTAAAAGGTACACTTACCATCTGCTTTTACGCACCAACTAAATATTTTAGGCTACTGTTAAAATTGAGTTGTTGTACTTTTTGACTTGGAAACATGAGCTATATGGTGAACAATATATCTATACTACAATATAGTAGGATAACAGTTTAAATATCCACAATCAAACCTTAAGGTTAAAAACTTGAGAAtttgtaatttaaaaaaaagtgattgTTTTTCTTGTTTACCAGGACATTTTTCTTGTTTCATGCATAACTGTTTTTAAGAATGACTTTAGTGATAGCTTGGAACTTGGCTAATACTATGTTATCTCCCTTTTAAGGTGGATTGGAGGGATTTTCTGAGGCCTATCCAGAGCTCTGTTACAGCTCAGCCTGCAGTCAGCTCTCTGCAGTGGAACCAGAGCCCATGGTGACGGGTCGGAGAACACCAGCATATGATCGGGTAAATGCAAAATAATCTTTGAGAGCTATTAGACAATAAATGTAAAGTATTCAAGAGTTCGCATCAAAAATCAATGtggaaaaaaaagataaaactgCTTGATTATTCTTGAATTATAAACATGGACCCTTTTTTATGATTTTGTAAATTGTAGGATGGTCCGGTGGAGCTGCTGCCCTTCCTGTTTTTGGGCAGTGCCATCCACTCCTCCCGCAGAGAGACCCTCGCAGCAGCGGGCATCACTGCTGTGCTCAATGTTTCCTCCACATGCCCAAACTTCTATGAGGGGGATTTTCAGTATCTGCAGCTCATGGTGGAGGACAATCTGGCTGCTGACATCGGAGCCTGCTTCTCCACAGCCATCGCTTTCATCGGTGAGTTCATTATTACAATCAATATTTGCTTAATGTCAAGAAACAAAATGAGAAGACCCACCTGGCACACAATGAATTGGTCTCATGTTAGCTTAGTGAGTCAACTTTTTTAACATTGTTGATTCAACATAAAATATCCCAAAAAATGAGCTTGTACACTGAAATTCATTCTGTAGCCTAGTCTTATGAACCAACAGTGTAATCACCTGAATACAAAACAACTGGCTTAGGCTGCAGAAGACAGCtgtgattatgttgtttttatttgacaCCTTTATCAAGTTTAGTTAAGTTGAACACAGAGTTGAATTTATAAGAACTCACTTTATTCATAAGAACTCACTTTATTCATGGTGACTGCACTTACATCTCTGTTCATTCAGTGTAAAGCTTTAATTGTATTTCTGCATGTAATACATTTCCACTGATGTCAGAGAAACCGATGTGAAATGGAAAGCACTGTGCTCATCTGTCTTCCTCTTTCCGCTCTCCGCCTACAGACTCGGTGAAGCAGAGTGGTGGTCGGGTGCTGGTGCACTGCCAGGCAGGTATTTCCCGCTCCGCCACCATCTGTCTGGCCTACCTCATGCACACGCAGCGCGTCAAGCTCGACGAGGCCTTCGACTTTGTGAAGCAACGCCGCCAGGTCATCTCCCCCAACCTGGCCTTCATGGGACAGCTGCTGCAgtttgaaactgacgtgctgtgcCAGGGATGAAGACATTGACACATTTTATATGACTGTTATTTTTTTATGAGGAAAGCTACTTGTGCTGCTGGCATCACAAGGCTGGGGAAGCTGGACTTTTACTTTCAGGAGGAACTGAAAAACAGCAGATGGTAATATAAAGGTGTTATGAACAATTGTGATTCTGAGCCAGCAAGTTGGAGCAGCAATCGGATGACTTCCCTGACATTTGTTATACtcaaggggtgtgtgtgtgtgtgtgtgtgtgtgtgtgtgtgtgtgtgtgtgtgtgtgtgtgtgtgtgtgtgtgtgtgtgtgtgtgtgtgtgtgtgtgtgtgtgtgtgtgtgtgtgtgtgtgtgtgtgtgtgtgtgtgtgtgtgtgtgtgtgtgtgtgtgtgtgtgtgtgtgtgtgtgtgtgtgtgtgtgtgtgtgtgtgtgtgtgtgtgtgtgtgtgtggcaatgcTGGAAGACTCAGGTTTATTTGTGAAAGTTATAGAAATGCACTAACTTCTGTTGGTTTGGTATCATTCTGTACCTTGAGATGGATTACACTCGGTGCATTCAAGCTGGAAGAAGATGTTTTTGTCATGTGAATCTTATTTTTAATAATTATTTCAGTATTTGTCTGACCGTGTTAGAATTATTACTGTCTTTTACTGCACTTTATTGTTTGGCTGATTCCTGCTGTTTTTTCCACTTTAATTAAAACATGTTGGAGAACAATGTGAGTCTGTATAATGTCCTTCTTTCATGTGTGCTGTCACACACATTGCACATACTATATTCTAAAAAGAAATGGTCAATATATCACCCATATTTCCACTGCATAAGTTCATAAACTGACCTTGCTGCACTATTGCTAAACCTGAAAGTTTTAAAACTGCTTTTCTGAGGCTTTCGGAGGATTATCTAAAGAGAATGGGTTTAACAGTCTGAAGTCCTTTTGACCTCAACTTCCTCTTACATCAATTTCAAATCCATTTACTTCAGTTGCAACTTTGGGCAACTTTTTAGCTACTTGATTATACATTCAAGACGGCAGTAAACCACAAAGGGCAATTGTAGTCAGGAAGTGTGAAAGGTAAACTAAATGACAACTTGCAGACTTATTATCCCATAAGCACTCCATCAACACATTCTTTTTACACACTGCATGTAATTTGACCAAATGCTATTTCTTAATTTTTCCAGATTTCAGTTTAGCTATAATGACATCCTGATATGTGCTAAACATGTCCGACGACCATCGGTCACAAGACTACCAAACGGTTAATCTACTTTATTGTATTATCACGGGTACAGGTCTACTTTCCATGCCTTGCCACAAGGTCCACAGCAAGTCACAATATTTGAGACATTGAATTGTGTGTGTTCAATTCAAGTGTTTTATAATTAACGGTATAAACATGCAGTGAACTCTGACTTAAAAGTAGTGCATAAAACTCCGGCTGCCTCCACTACCTCATCCTCTAAGTATGCCACCAACATTCTTGTCATAAGCAAAGCTTAATAATCCTCTTCCTTTAATCAACAAGTATGTATTTCCCAAATTGTATCCAAGCGTAACTTTTGTACTTGACTTTTTCCTTCCATTATCCGGAGCTTCTAGACACAGAGCACAGAAATAATGTCAGTTTATCAAAGTTTTGACACTGTTTAAAGATTTAAATGGATAATTCAAGCGTTGCCTTAAGCTGCGTGATTGTTTCTGGAAGGACTGGGGCTGAGATTCCATGTACATGATGAATACACCTACACTGTAATCCTTGCACTATTCATCTACCTGCTGTGAGCTGTCATTAATGTCCACTTTATTTTTCATTCCCTTCCATTAACATCCTCATGATTAAAACTGGGGGAAAGAAGGATAGGGAgaagataaataaatatttggTCAGTTTTAGTAGATATAATTACTGAAGAACAGTAAAGAGGTATTTGTACGTTGCTTGAGTATCCATTGATATATACATAATTGTTTATACCTTAAGTAGAAATTTGAATTCAGGTAATTAATTTTACTTGCATATTTGCTTACCATTTAGCAAAGAATCTGAGTATTTCTTCCACCATTTCAAGTGGTTTTACAGCCAGATCCATTAGTTGATTGTAGAAAATGTGTTGGCAACAGGGGCCAATTTTCTGCATTGGTACCATAACTAAATCTTCTGATAAGACTTACTTAATTTTAGTAACAATTTCAATACAGCACATTggcatatattttaaataagtgTGGTATTATTAATTTAACTGACGTATGTATATTTCTTCATAATTGATACTTATTGTATGTTGCTTTGGATGAATGAAATGTAGTCTAATGTAAATGATCCAAATGCTTTATCCACCACTGCTTTATCATTCAGTCAAAGTTATATCAAGCATTGGACATTAGTTTGTAGTGAGACAGCACTCTCTAGTGACAACCTTTGAAACCAGCAGAAATCTAAATGATTAAAAAGTATCCAGCAGATGACGCTAACAGACTGTTTGTTATTCGAGGCAGCCTTTTATTATAGAGATAACACATTAAAGCTATACACAtctctaacacacacaaaccctTCCTATCTGAGAGGTTTCCTAATACATGATTGACCATtaacacatttcatttaatttaattgacTTTTTGGTGCATCGGGCTTAATCATTTATTTATCACTGGAAGCAGACTGCTCCACCTCCTTTATTTGGATGTCTCTCTCCTCTCGTTTGTTGTCTTCACTTCCTCCTCAGTCAGTCAGGCTCCTTGATGAAAACAGACTCAAACCATTACTCACACTCTGCGTCCACATTAACCACTGTCAGGATAAATCATATAACATTAGGCTGTGGCTGTACCTCCCaaaggtgtgtgtttgtgtgcatttgCCTGTGCTGCATGTACAAAAAGAAGATAGTGGGAGATTAGAGATCTGCACAGATATCACACTTACATTATTTGTTGTTCACAGCTGGAGACTATGTCACTCAAACAAGAAATCCCAGTCGGGTAAAACTGCTAACAGACAATATAATATGAGCAATATCAATGAGGTGCTATAACACACAATTACTGGCCTACATGCAAACACAAAAGCAGAAATTGTAATCATTACAAATGCAGTGAGGAAAATTATATTGTGACCCTCTGGGAGAGCTCCCTGTCATTGTCTATACAGGTTACAAACATTCTCACTTTAATGCTATAAATCTGAGGATCCTCactgaaataatgactgttAGTGAAAGGGGTTTCCAACAATATCAACGGATAGGTAATTAAATGACAACATTCTCTTTGTCGATAATAGAAAATAATAAGTACTTTCCTGACTGAGTACTTTTACCTCTTTAGTCATCTAAAACCATACACTACTCAAACTGAGAAGAGAAAAATATATCTGAACAAAGTCATACAAAGTTTGACAAGTGGGTTAAATTAGACATAACTTTTTTGTGAAGGGTCCAATGCCAAAAAGGTTGATAACTGCTGCTTGTGTCACCCCTTATCGTAAACACTCTTGCCTAACCCATGGTCAGTATCTTCACTTAACCT
Proteins encoded in this region:
- the dusp2 gene encoding dual specificity protein phosphatase 2 encodes the protein MISSSEPLEISSNELVHILRTPMEQYTSAGCVVLDCRPFLNFSFAHICESRNVNWNSMMRRRSKSSVVALEWLIPDKALLGRLRRGDFSPVVVVDESSRSVAELRPESVAQMLLTALHNEVNTQICFLKGGLEGFSEAYPELCYSSACSQLSAVEPEPMVTGRRTPAYDRDGPVELLPFLFLGSAIHSSRRETLAAAGITAVLNVSSTCPNFYEGDFQYLQLMVEDNLAADIGACFSTAIAFIDSVKQSGGRVLVHCQAGISRSATICLAYLMHTQRVKLDEAFDFVKQRRQVISPNLAFMGQLLQFETDVLCQG